In a genomic window of Gossypium arboreum isolate Shixiya-1 chromosome 7, ASM2569848v2, whole genome shotgun sequence:
- the LOC108467542 gene encoding GTP cyclohydrolase 1 → MGSLDEGHLCVEIENGMKLDVSEKEPETIAIEDAVKVLLQGLGEDFNRDGLKKTPLRVAKALREGTRGYKQKVKDIVQGALFPEVGLHDGVGHAGGVGGLVIVRDLDLFSYCESCLLPFQLKCHVGYVPSGQRVVGLSKLSRVADVFAKRLQDPQRLADEICSALHHGIRPAGVAVILECLHIHFPNVESVLLDSKHQGWVKVLVSSGSGVFGNENADAWSDFLGLLKFRGVTVDRTLTRDSVNQSWCPSSSSSMSKISSELVAANPEMVAAVASILRSLGEDPLRKELVETPSHFVRWLMNFENTKLEMKLNGFACGISDLLKPNGEISSRNNEQMHSELNLSFWSQCEHHLLPFYGVVHIGYFCPKGINHLGKSLLRSIVHFYGFKLQVQERLTRQIAETVSSILGGDVMVVVEANHTCMISRGIEKFGSNTATIAVLGRFSTDPAARAMFLQSIPDDTTYQIL, encoded by the exons ATGGGCTCTTTGGATGAGGGCCATTTATGTGTTGAGATTGAGAATGGAATGAAGCTGGATGTAAGTGAGAAAGAGCCTGAAACTATAGCTATTGAGGATGCTGTGAAAGTTCTATTGCAGGGTTTGGGTGAGGATTTTAACAGAGATGGCCTTAAGAAAACTCCCCTTCGTGTTGCCAAGGCACTTCGAGAAGGAACAAGAG GTTACAAGCAAAAAGTAAAGGATATTGTTCAGGGAGCTTTATTCCCTGAAGTGGGTTTACATGATGGAGTTGGTCATGCTGGAGGAGTAGGTGGGCTTGTGATTGTTCGGGATCTTGATCTGTTCTCGTATTGTGAGTCGTGCTTGCTCCCGTTTCAGCTTAAGTGTCATGTAGGTTACGTGCCATCCGGTCAGCGGGTTGTGGGATTAAGCAAACTGTCTAGAGTAGCTGATGTTTTCGCGAAACGACTGCAAGACCCACAGCGTTTAGCAGATGAAATATGTTCAGCTCTGCACCATGGAATCAGGCCAGCAGGGGTTGCCGTGATACTCGAGTGTTTGCATATTCATTTCCCGAATGTGGAGTCAGTCCTtcttgactcaaagcatcaaggATGGGTAAAAGTCCTGGTGTCTTCGGGTTCGGGGGTTTTTGGAAATGAAAATGCTGACGCTTGGAGTGATTTTCTTGGTCTTTTGAAATTCAGAGGTGTGACTGTGGATAGAACTCTAACCAGGGACTCAGTTAATCAAAGTTGGTGCCCTTCAAGTTCTTCATCTATGTCTAAGATTTCGTCTGAGCTTGTAGCGGCCAACCCTGAAATGGTTGCTGCAGTAGCATCAATACTCAGATCTTTGGGTGAAGATCCATTAAGGAAAGAGCTTGTGGAAACACCTAGCCATTTTGTGAGGTGGTtgatgaactttgaaaatacgaagTTGGAGATGAAGCTGAATGGCTTTGCTTGTGGCATATCCGATCTTCTCAAACCTAATGGGGAAATCAGCTCCCGCAACAACGAACAGATGCATTCGGAGTTGAACCTCTCATTCTGGTCACAATGTGAGCATCACCTACTTCCCTTTTATGGTGTGGTCCATATTGGATACTTCTGCCCTAAAGGAATCAATCACCTTGGGAAGTCCCTTTTGCGGTCAATAGTACATTTTTACGGTTTCAAGCTCCAAGTGCAAGAAAGGCTGACCAGGCAAATAGCCGAAACAGTTTCATCGATCCTAGGTGGAGATGTCATGGTAGTTGTGGAGGCTAACCACACCTGTATGATTTCTAGAGGGATTGAGAAGTTCGGCAGTAACACAGCTACCATTGCAGTGCTAGGACGATTTTCAACTGATCCGGCTGCTAGGGCTATGTTTTTACAGAGCATTCCTGACGATACTACATATCAAATATTATAG